One genomic region from Sciurus carolinensis chromosome 2, mSciCar1.2, whole genome shotgun sequence encodes:
- the Znf831 gene encoding zinc finger protein 831 isoform X5 yields the protein MEAPESTCPAPPARDQLAPAPGPPGPPAGQASPRLTLSPATLPPEPGLPSALLLKALPIPLYHTVPPGGLQPRAPLVTGSLDGGSVPFILGPLLQPEGPGPTQAGKPTAPTLTVNIVGALPVLSPGLGPALGSPGKARSAGRHLCPHCGRDCLKPSVLEKHIRSHTGERPFPCATCHIAFKTQSNLYKHRRTQTHLNNSRLSLESEAGGSSLLEEGDRVGEPSPADGSGETRNQRTGEGAPETPLSPGAHLSLVAKNQDTKAEVAPCPGSALAHTEAPLDSTQTVSPGLLLASTQPARKLPEPKSSSLPRQQEASSEKPWEAKAPEGRLRKCESTDSGYLSRSDSAEQPPVPSSPLHSLSELSAESEGEGGLGPGPGATTAEQGGPGASLELEKRRLEERIAQLISHNQAVVDDPQLDHVRPRKTVLSKQGSIDLPTPYTYKDSFHFDIRARDPGRRRAALSPAHSTFTPLDKGRPLFFHSVPTQLSTTVECVPITRSNSLPFVEGSRTWPEPRALKDACPRTQKPLSPRPTPARQGCRSGLTLADVPSGHPRALVRQAAVEDLPCALAGDTSAPIEDPGGKRIVSVEGASWKGRATSKKCGQRKLKMFSQEKWQVYGHETFRRLYQKVKTSHQGGQRAREVGAGQGKDAALPSQEPAAGGGSTAPSQDSRARILGDVSVEAKPGSWGSLPAPEGSLETEPPKQTKTEARTGDSDPSGAARTVSSPTLSSREPSHPDSRNPPLPPKEGLETGWPLPPAPGPLQGADLEVPSLTLPASKVGGGVPGGGGMKETGPWAQAVLRRPSGSSGEPWPAEDKHPSERKKLKVDERDSLEQTEPLGTETPADPVQSSSLPCQRQDGAHGEMSGGSAQQDSEGLESSVASSAAPAAALSWAGLGDKKPTPLAADGDQGHRCQLAMPPQAPGVLAALAEGTFLPKYLLRVPQGKTPSALPATQRPRQGQDSLCTTGRPEERAPVGPGLGTPWSLSPVSGPNSGGADGIPEHPSWSGPRDGGREAHEGREKGDGTDSRVPAASESPGSTTGPPWELTSFPPTPTGDTVAQDAGGEAHTTLRLCTGSTLAGASTSEGVLNLPTPSGELGGSPEEAPEGLPSEPPAVRDPRCAWQPSSFLRALTRPQGLSLGQPQQALSLHLGTPRSCGAQSPFPSLRAEPRLTWCCLSRSLPLPAEQEKAASVYEAPRVPRGSLQRASPCAPPVSNGGRTGRSPGGGEPVQAPQLSHPMAPGRRSQDQPSDPEWKKGLFRRRVKTSRGTNKQKRLKINPKRYEGTFWQSRAPLRASRLRKPLWVPRSCPRLRLEGPEPHGTLRNSGAPLTL from the exons ATGGAGGCTCCAGAGTCCACCTGTCCCGCCCCGCCTGCCAGGGACCAGCTGGCTCCTGCGCCTGGCCCCCCAGGGCCCCCAGCTGGGCAGGCCTCACCTCGGCTGACTCTGAGTCCTGCCACCCTGCCGCCAGAGCCGGGGCTGCCCTCCGCCCTGCTCCTGAAGGCCCTCCCCATCCCACTGTACCACACGGTGCCTCCGGGCGGCCTCCAGCCCCGCGCCCCTCTCGTGACAGGCAGCCTGGACGGGGGCAGTGTGCCCTTCATCCTCGGCCCCCTGCTCCAGCCTGAAGGACCTGGCCCCACCCAGGCAGGCAAGCCAACGGCCCCGACGCTGACGGTGAACATTGTGGGTGCCCTGCCTGTCCTGTCCCCAGGCCTGGGGCCCGCACTGGGCAGCCCAGGCAAGGCACGGAGTGCCGgcaggcacctctgcccacacTGTGGCCGGGACTGCCTGAAGCCCAGCGTTTTGGAGAAGCACATCCGGTCCCACACGGGCGAGAGGCCCTTCCCATGTGCCACCTGTCACATCGCCTTTAAGACCCAGAGCAACCTCTACAAGCACAGGCGGACCCAGACTCACCTCAACAACTCCCGTCTGTCCTTGGAGTCCGAGGCGGGTGGGAGCAGCCTCCTGGAGGAGGGGGACAGGGTCGGAGAGCCCTCCCCAGCAGACGGCAGCGGGGAAACCCGGAACCAGAGGACTGGCGAAGGAGCACCAGAGACGCCCCTCTCCCCAGGTGCCCACCTGTCCCTTGTCGCCAAGAACCAAGACACGAAGGCGGAGGTTGCGCCCTGTCCAGGGTCCGCCCTTGCCCACACGGAGGCTCCTTTGGACTCCACCCAGACGGTGTCACCTGGGCTCCTGCTGGCCAGCACACAGCCCGCGCGGAAGCTGCCAGAACCGAAGTCAAGCTCCCTGCCGCGGCAGCAGGAGGCGTCCTCTGAGAAGCCCTGGGAAGCCAAGGCCCCCGAGGGCCGACTCAGGAAGTGTGAGAGCACGGACTCAGGGTACCTGTCGCGCTCAGACAGCGCGGAGCAGCCGCCCGTGCCCTCCAGCCCCCTTCACAGCCTGTCGGAGCTCAGTGCTGAGTCGGAGGGGGAGGGCGGCCTGGGCCCGGGGCCCGGGGCCACCACGGCGGAGCAGGGAGGGCCGGGGGCCAGCCTGGAGCTGGAGAAGAGGCGGCTGGAGGAGCGCATCGCCCAGCTCATCTCCCACAACCAGGCTGTGGTGGACGACCCCCAGCTGGACCACGTGCGGCCCCGCAAGACCGTCCTGTCCAAGCAGGGCAGCATTGACCTGCCCACGCCCTACACCTACAAGGACTCCTTCCACTTTGATATCCGGGCGCGGGACCCCGGGCGCAGGAGGGCGGCCCTCAGCCCCGCCCATTCCACCTTCACCCCGCTGGACAAGGGGCGGCCCCTCTTCTTCCACTCTGTCCCCACTCAGCTGTCCACCACTGTGGAATGTGTCCCCATCACCAGGAGCAATTCACTGCCTTTTGTCGAGGGCTCCAGGACCTGGCCAGAGCCACGGGCCTTGAAGGATGCCTGCCCCAGGACACAGAAGCCCCTGAGCCCCAGGCCCACCCCAGCCCGGCAGGGCTGCCGCTCTGGGCTGACCTTGGCAGATGTCCCCAGTGGCCACCCCCGGGCCCTGGTCAGACAGGCTGCGGTGGAAGACCTGCCATGTGCCCTCgctggagacacctctgcccccATAGAGGACCCTGGTGGAAAGAGAATTGTCTCGGTGGAGGGGGCAAGCTGGAAGGGCAGAGCGACCAGTAAGAAGTGTGGCCAGCGGAAGCTGAAGATGTTCTCCCAGGAGAAGTGGCAGGTGTATGGGCATGAGACGTTCAGGAGGCTCTACCAGAAAGTGAAAACTAGCCACCAGGGAGGCCAGAGAGCCAGGGAGGTGGGAGCGGGCCAGGGGAAAGACGCGGCCCTCCCTTCCCAGGAGCCGGCAGCGGGGGGCGGGAGCACAGCTCCATCCCAAGACAGCAGGGCCCGCATCCTTGGGGACGTTTCTGTAGAGGCCAAGCCAGGGTCCTGGGGAAGCCTGCCAGCCCCCGAGGGCTCCTTGGAGACTGAGCCTCCTAAGCAGACGAAGACAGAGGCCAGAACAGGAGACAGTGACCCGTCTGGGGCAGCCAGGACTGTGTCCTCCCCGACCCTCAGCAGCAGAGAACCCTCCCATCCAGACAGCAGGAACCCTCCGCTTCCTCCAAAGGAGGGGCTGGAAACAGGATGGCCGCTGCCCCCAGCACCTGGGCCACTCCAAGGAGCTGACCTAGAGGTGCCCAGTCTGACTTTGCCAGCTTCCAAGGTGGGAGGGGGCgttcctgggggtgggggcatgaAGGAGACCGGTCCTTGGGCCCAAGCTGTCTTGAGACGGCCCAGCGGTAGCTCTGGGGAGCCCTGGCCTGCCGAGGACAAGCATCCCTCAGAGAGAAAGAAGCTGAAGGTGGATGAGCGGGACTCCCTGGAGCAGACAGAACCCCTGGGGACAGAGACCCCAGCTGACCCTGTGCAGTCTTCCTCCCTGCCATGTCAGAGGCAGGATGGAGCCCATGGGGAGATGTCAGGGGGCAGTGCCCAGCAGGACTCCGAAGGCCTGGAGTCCTCTGTTGCCTCGTcagctgctcctgctgctgccctgagctgggcagggctgggggacaAGAAGCCCACACCACTTGCTGCTGATGGGGACCAGGGGCACCGTTGCCAGCTGGCCATGCCACCTCAGGCTCCTGGTGTCCTTGCTGCTCTGGCAGAGGGCACCTTTCTCCCCAAGTACCTCCTTAGGGTACCTCAGGGAAAGACCCCCTCAGCACTGCCTGCCACCCAGAGGCCACGGCAAGGTCAAGACTCTCTCTGCACAACTGGACGACCTGAGGAACGAGCACCCGTTggaccagggctggggacacCCTGGTCTCTCAGCCCCGTCTCAGGCCCAAACTCGGGTGGAGCAGATGGCATCCCGGAGCACCCCAGCTGGTCTGGGCCAAGGGATGGCGGACGAGAGGCTCACGAGGGCAGGGAGAAGGGCGATGGGACAGACAGCAGAGTCCCAGCAGCCAGCGAGTCTCCTGGCTCGACCACAGGGCCCCCCTGGGAATTGACCTCCTTCCCGCCCACCCCCACGGGTGACACCGTGGCCCAGGATGCGGGAGGTGAGGCCCACACCACTCTTCGCCTTTGCACGGGCAGTACGTTGGCAGGGGCCAGCACCTCGGAGGGGGTCCTGAATCTCCCGACTCCCAGCGGGGAGCTGGGGGGGTCTCCTGAGGAAGCTCCAGAAGGCCTTCCTTCAGAGCCACCTGCAGTGCGTGACCCCCGCTGCGCCTGGCAGCCCAGCTCCTTCCTCAGGGCCCTCACCCGGCCCCAGGGCTTGTCTCTGGGCCAGCCACAACAGGCCCTGTCACTTCACTTAGGGACGCCCAGGAGCTGCGGAGCCCAAAGCCCCTTCCCCTCGCTGAGGGCTGAGCCCCGGCTCACGTGGTGCTGCTTGAGCCGCAGCCTGCCTCTGCCCGCGGAGCAGGAGAAGGCCGCCTCGGTGTACGAGGCTCCCCGCGTCCCCCGCGGCAGCCTCCAGCGTGCGAGCCCCTGTGCCCCGCCTGTGAGCAACGGAGGAAGGACCGGGAGGagccctggaggaggagagccgGTGCAGGCACCTCAG CTCTCCCACCCAATGGCCCCAGGGAGGAGGTCCCAGGACCAGCCATCTGATCCAGAATGGAAGAAAGGACTGTTTCGCAGGAGAGTGAAGACATCTCGTGGGACCAACAAGCAGAAAAGACTGAAGATCAATCCTAAAAG
- the Znf831 gene encoding zinc finger protein 831 isoform X2, whose translation MEAPESTCPAPPARDQLAPAPGPPGPPAGQASPRLTLSPATLPPEPGLPSALLLKALPIPLYHTVPPGGLQPRAPLVTGSLDGGSVPFILGPLLQPEGPGPTQAGKPTAPTLTVNIVGALPVLSPGLGPALGSPGKARSAGRHLCPHCGRDCLKPSVLEKHIRSHTGERPFPCATCHIAFKTQSNLYKHRRTQTHLNNSRLSLESEAGGSSLLEEGDRVGEPSPADGSGETRNQRTGEGAPETPLSPGAHLSLVAKNQDTKAEVAPCPGSALAHTEAPLDSTQTVSPGLLLASTQPARKLPEPKSSSLPRQQEASSEKPWEAKAPEGRLRKCESTDSGYLSRSDSAEQPPVPSSPLHSLSELSAESEGEGGLGPGPGATTAEQGGPGASLELEKRRLEERIAQLISHNQAVVDDPQLDHVRPRKTVLSKQGSIDLPTPYTYKDSFHFDIRARDPGRRRAALSPAHSTFTPLDKGRPLFFHSVPTQLSTTVECVPITRSNSLPFVEGSRTWPEPRALKDACPRTQKPLSPRPTPARQGCRSGLTLADVPSGHPRALVRQAAVEDLPCALAGDTSAPIEDPGGKRIVSVEGASWKGRATSKKCGQRKLKMFSQEKWQVYGHETFRRLYQKVKTSHQGGQRAREVGAGQGKDAALPSQEPAAGGGSTAPSQDSRARILGDVSVEAKPGSWGSLPAPEGSLETEPPKQTKTEARTGDSDPSGAARTVSSPTLSSREPSHPDSRNPPLPPKEGLETGWPLPPAPGPLQGADLEVPSLTLPASKVGGGVPGGGGMKETGPWAQAVLRRPSGSSGEPWPAEDKHPSERKKLKVDERDSLEQTEPLGTETPADPVQSSSLPCQRQDGAHGEMSGGSAQQDSEGLESSVASSAAPAAALSWAGLGDKKPTPLAADGDQGHRCQLAMPPQAPGVLAALAEGTFLPKYLLRVPQGKTPSALPATQRPRQGQDSLCTTGRPEERAPVGPGLGTPWSLSPVSGPNSGGADGIPEHPSWSGPRDGGREAHEGREKGDGTDSRVPAASESPGSTTGPPWELTSFPPTPTGDTVAQDAGGEAHTTLRLCTGSTLAGASTSEGVLNLPTPSGELGGSPEEAPEGLPSEPPAVRDPRCAWQPSSFLRALTRPQGLSLGQPQQALSLHLGTPRSCGAQSPFPSLRAEPRLTWCCLSRSLPLPAEQEKAASVYEAPRVPRGSLQRASPCAPPVSNGGRTGRSPGGGEPVQAPQLSHPMAPGRRSQDQPSDPEWKKGLFRRRVKTSRGTNKQKRLKINPKRYEGTFWQSRAPLRASRLRKPLWVPRSCPRLRLEGPEPHGTLRNSETTSRLLLRRLHPGTLRELCRHPRTLSVEVEILREDKAEAKAFQISHSPPRRVSLIIRRPSLTESTSARTLILCGIVSCLWE comes from the exons ATGGAGGCTCCAGAGTCCACCTGTCCCGCCCCGCCTGCCAGGGACCAGCTGGCTCCTGCGCCTGGCCCCCCAGGGCCCCCAGCTGGGCAGGCCTCACCTCGGCTGACTCTGAGTCCTGCCACCCTGCCGCCAGAGCCGGGGCTGCCCTCCGCCCTGCTCCTGAAGGCCCTCCCCATCCCACTGTACCACACGGTGCCTCCGGGCGGCCTCCAGCCCCGCGCCCCTCTCGTGACAGGCAGCCTGGACGGGGGCAGTGTGCCCTTCATCCTCGGCCCCCTGCTCCAGCCTGAAGGACCTGGCCCCACCCAGGCAGGCAAGCCAACGGCCCCGACGCTGACGGTGAACATTGTGGGTGCCCTGCCTGTCCTGTCCCCAGGCCTGGGGCCCGCACTGGGCAGCCCAGGCAAGGCACGGAGTGCCGgcaggcacctctgcccacacTGTGGCCGGGACTGCCTGAAGCCCAGCGTTTTGGAGAAGCACATCCGGTCCCACACGGGCGAGAGGCCCTTCCCATGTGCCACCTGTCACATCGCCTTTAAGACCCAGAGCAACCTCTACAAGCACAGGCGGACCCAGACTCACCTCAACAACTCCCGTCTGTCCTTGGAGTCCGAGGCGGGTGGGAGCAGCCTCCTGGAGGAGGGGGACAGGGTCGGAGAGCCCTCCCCAGCAGACGGCAGCGGGGAAACCCGGAACCAGAGGACTGGCGAAGGAGCACCAGAGACGCCCCTCTCCCCAGGTGCCCACCTGTCCCTTGTCGCCAAGAACCAAGACACGAAGGCGGAGGTTGCGCCCTGTCCAGGGTCCGCCCTTGCCCACACGGAGGCTCCTTTGGACTCCACCCAGACGGTGTCACCTGGGCTCCTGCTGGCCAGCACACAGCCCGCGCGGAAGCTGCCAGAACCGAAGTCAAGCTCCCTGCCGCGGCAGCAGGAGGCGTCCTCTGAGAAGCCCTGGGAAGCCAAGGCCCCCGAGGGCCGACTCAGGAAGTGTGAGAGCACGGACTCAGGGTACCTGTCGCGCTCAGACAGCGCGGAGCAGCCGCCCGTGCCCTCCAGCCCCCTTCACAGCCTGTCGGAGCTCAGTGCTGAGTCGGAGGGGGAGGGCGGCCTGGGCCCGGGGCCCGGGGCCACCACGGCGGAGCAGGGAGGGCCGGGGGCCAGCCTGGAGCTGGAGAAGAGGCGGCTGGAGGAGCGCATCGCCCAGCTCATCTCCCACAACCAGGCTGTGGTGGACGACCCCCAGCTGGACCACGTGCGGCCCCGCAAGACCGTCCTGTCCAAGCAGGGCAGCATTGACCTGCCCACGCCCTACACCTACAAGGACTCCTTCCACTTTGATATCCGGGCGCGGGACCCCGGGCGCAGGAGGGCGGCCCTCAGCCCCGCCCATTCCACCTTCACCCCGCTGGACAAGGGGCGGCCCCTCTTCTTCCACTCTGTCCCCACTCAGCTGTCCACCACTGTGGAATGTGTCCCCATCACCAGGAGCAATTCACTGCCTTTTGTCGAGGGCTCCAGGACCTGGCCAGAGCCACGGGCCTTGAAGGATGCCTGCCCCAGGACACAGAAGCCCCTGAGCCCCAGGCCCACCCCAGCCCGGCAGGGCTGCCGCTCTGGGCTGACCTTGGCAGATGTCCCCAGTGGCCACCCCCGGGCCCTGGTCAGACAGGCTGCGGTGGAAGACCTGCCATGTGCCCTCgctggagacacctctgcccccATAGAGGACCCTGGTGGAAAGAGAATTGTCTCGGTGGAGGGGGCAAGCTGGAAGGGCAGAGCGACCAGTAAGAAGTGTGGCCAGCGGAAGCTGAAGATGTTCTCCCAGGAGAAGTGGCAGGTGTATGGGCATGAGACGTTCAGGAGGCTCTACCAGAAAGTGAAAACTAGCCACCAGGGAGGCCAGAGAGCCAGGGAGGTGGGAGCGGGCCAGGGGAAAGACGCGGCCCTCCCTTCCCAGGAGCCGGCAGCGGGGGGCGGGAGCACAGCTCCATCCCAAGACAGCAGGGCCCGCATCCTTGGGGACGTTTCTGTAGAGGCCAAGCCAGGGTCCTGGGGAAGCCTGCCAGCCCCCGAGGGCTCCTTGGAGACTGAGCCTCCTAAGCAGACGAAGACAGAGGCCAGAACAGGAGACAGTGACCCGTCTGGGGCAGCCAGGACTGTGTCCTCCCCGACCCTCAGCAGCAGAGAACCCTCCCATCCAGACAGCAGGAACCCTCCGCTTCCTCCAAAGGAGGGGCTGGAAACAGGATGGCCGCTGCCCCCAGCACCTGGGCCACTCCAAGGAGCTGACCTAGAGGTGCCCAGTCTGACTTTGCCAGCTTCCAAGGTGGGAGGGGGCgttcctgggggtgggggcatgaAGGAGACCGGTCCTTGGGCCCAAGCTGTCTTGAGACGGCCCAGCGGTAGCTCTGGGGAGCCCTGGCCTGCCGAGGACAAGCATCCCTCAGAGAGAAAGAAGCTGAAGGTGGATGAGCGGGACTCCCTGGAGCAGACAGAACCCCTGGGGACAGAGACCCCAGCTGACCCTGTGCAGTCTTCCTCCCTGCCATGTCAGAGGCAGGATGGAGCCCATGGGGAGATGTCAGGGGGCAGTGCCCAGCAGGACTCCGAAGGCCTGGAGTCCTCTGTTGCCTCGTcagctgctcctgctgctgccctgagctgggcagggctgggggacaAGAAGCCCACACCACTTGCTGCTGATGGGGACCAGGGGCACCGTTGCCAGCTGGCCATGCCACCTCAGGCTCCTGGTGTCCTTGCTGCTCTGGCAGAGGGCACCTTTCTCCCCAAGTACCTCCTTAGGGTACCTCAGGGAAAGACCCCCTCAGCACTGCCTGCCACCCAGAGGCCACGGCAAGGTCAAGACTCTCTCTGCACAACTGGACGACCTGAGGAACGAGCACCCGTTggaccagggctggggacacCCTGGTCTCTCAGCCCCGTCTCAGGCCCAAACTCGGGTGGAGCAGATGGCATCCCGGAGCACCCCAGCTGGTCTGGGCCAAGGGATGGCGGACGAGAGGCTCACGAGGGCAGGGAGAAGGGCGATGGGACAGACAGCAGAGTCCCAGCAGCCAGCGAGTCTCCTGGCTCGACCACAGGGCCCCCCTGGGAATTGACCTCCTTCCCGCCCACCCCCACGGGTGACACCGTGGCCCAGGATGCGGGAGGTGAGGCCCACACCACTCTTCGCCTTTGCACGGGCAGTACGTTGGCAGGGGCCAGCACCTCGGAGGGGGTCCTGAATCTCCCGACTCCCAGCGGGGAGCTGGGGGGGTCTCCTGAGGAAGCTCCAGAAGGCCTTCCTTCAGAGCCACCTGCAGTGCGTGACCCCCGCTGCGCCTGGCAGCCCAGCTCCTTCCTCAGGGCCCTCACCCGGCCCCAGGGCTTGTCTCTGGGCCAGCCACAACAGGCCCTGTCACTTCACTTAGGGACGCCCAGGAGCTGCGGAGCCCAAAGCCCCTTCCCCTCGCTGAGGGCTGAGCCCCGGCTCACGTGGTGCTGCTTGAGCCGCAGCCTGCCTCTGCCCGCGGAGCAGGAGAAGGCCGCCTCGGTGTACGAGGCTCCCCGCGTCCCCCGCGGCAGCCTCCAGCGTGCGAGCCCCTGTGCCCCGCCTGTGAGCAACGGAGGAAGGACCGGGAGGagccctggaggaggagagccgGTGCAGGCACCTCAG CTCTCCCACCCAATGGCCCCAGGGAGGAGGTCCCAGGACCAGCCATCTGATCCAGAATGGAAGAAAGGACTGTTTCGCAGGAGAGTGAAGACATCTCGTGGGACCAACAAGCAGAAAAGACTGAAGATCAATCCTAAAAG